From one Synechocystis sp. PCC 6803 substr. PCC-P genomic stretch:
- the nadC gene encoding carboxylating nicotinate-nucleotide diphosphorylase — protein MMRILVTNPAPMTCLPPWIIIDPWLQQWLAEDIGRGDWSTQGLGLQHRGQARWVAKENGVIAGLPMAARIFQLLDPSMEFQVLAGEGQAVTASTVVATMAGNLGSLLTGERVALNLVMGLSGIATMTRQYVQAIADYPTRFVDTRKTTPGLRVLEKYASRLGGAMNHRLGLDDAVMVKDNHIQAAGSITKAVQTLRQNLPYPLAIEVETSNLEEVQEAIATQVEIIMLDNMGTDTMATAVKLIRQANPLIRIEASGNVTLANLTAIASTGVDFISSSAPITRSPWLDLSMQIVRN, from the coding sequence GTGATGCGAATTTTGGTAACAAACCCAGCCCCCATGACCTGTTTACCCCCGTGGATAATTATTGATCCTTGGCTCCAGCAATGGTTGGCGGAGGATATTGGCCGGGGAGATTGGTCTACCCAGGGTCTCGGTTTACAGCATCGAGGCCAGGCCCGCTGGGTAGCAAAGGAAAATGGTGTGATAGCTGGATTACCCATGGCCGCCCGTATTTTTCAGCTTTTGGATCCCTCCATGGAATTCCAAGTCTTGGCTGGGGAAGGGCAAGCGGTGACTGCGAGCACGGTGGTGGCCACCATGGCAGGGAATTTAGGCAGTTTACTGACTGGGGAAAGGGTAGCTCTTAATTTGGTGATGGGTTTAAGCGGCATTGCCACCATGACCAGACAATACGTCCAGGCGATCGCCGACTATCCCACCCGCTTTGTCGATACGAGAAAAACCACCCCAGGGCTGCGGGTGTTGGAAAAATATGCCAGTCGTTTGGGGGGAGCCATGAACCATCGCCTTGGCCTGGATGATGCGGTAATGGTCAAGGATAATCATATTCAAGCGGCGGGAAGTATTACAAAAGCAGTGCAAACCCTACGGCAAAATTTGCCCTATCCCTTGGCCATTGAAGTGGAAACCAGCAATTTGGAGGAAGTACAGGAGGCGATCGCCACCCAGGTGGAAATTATTATGCTGGATAATATGGGCACCGACACCATGGCCACTGCCGTCAAATTAATCCGCCAAGCTAATCCCCTGATCCGCATTGAAGCTTCCGGCAACGTTACCCTGGCCAATCTAACGGCGATCGCCAGCACCGGGGTGGACTTTATCTCCAGCAGTGCCCCCATCACCCGTTCTCCCTGGTTAGACTTAAGTATGCAAATTGTACGAAATTGA
- a CDS encoding Mur ligase family protein, translating to MSNLSIADGIRLGIAVGVAKTVTAVVKALRLGSASVLPGEIARRLHPKMLGLLAQQVSQGVILVVGTNGKTTTSLLLRKILVDQGYRVTHNATGANLINGLITALLADANLFGRLSTDFAILEVDENVLPLVLKDCQPRAILALNLFRDQLDRYGEVDSISQRWQKAIAPLPENTIVAVNADDPTLSHLGQKLAQRVCYFGLSEPDLYLEEIPHAVDSIYCPQCGTSLDYRGVYLSHLGDYQCPSCGFQKSQPAFHSSKWPQILIGVYNKYNTLAAGLVAQQLGVNTENIFNNIRSFKAAFGRAEELNVEGKHVRILLSKNPVGLNETIRAVNDLKLQGQCSTTLLVLNDRIADGTDVSWIWDVDTEPLVASGGTFVVSGDRLYDMALRLQYSQENLIQPSQGEEPWDGHTSRLILEENLEKAVQIALELTPAEETLHIIPTYTAMLEVRGILTGRKIL from the coding sequence ATGAGTAATCTTTCGATCGCCGATGGGATTCGTCTCGGCATTGCAGTAGGGGTGGCCAAGACCGTTACGGCCGTGGTTAAAGCTCTGCGGTTGGGGTCTGCCAGTGTGTTACCGGGGGAAATTGCCCGTCGTCTGCACCCGAAAATGTTGGGACTGTTGGCCCAGCAGGTGTCCCAGGGGGTAATTTTAGTAGTGGGAACCAATGGCAAAACCACCACCTCGTTGCTGTTACGAAAAATTTTGGTGGATCAGGGCTATCGAGTCACCCATAATGCCACCGGCGCTAATTTAATCAATGGTTTAATCACCGCTTTACTGGCCGATGCCAATTTATTTGGGCGTTTATCCACCGATTTCGCCATCTTAGAAGTGGATGAAAATGTACTTCCTTTGGTGTTAAAAGATTGTCAACCCAGGGCAATTTTGGCTTTGAATCTTTTCCGGGATCAATTAGACCGTTACGGCGAAGTGGATAGCATCAGTCAGCGCTGGCAAAAGGCGATCGCCCCTTTACCAGAAAACACCATTGTTGCGGTCAATGCCGACGACCCCACCCTCTCCCATCTGGGGCAAAAGTTAGCCCAACGGGTTTGTTACTTTGGCCTGAGCGAGCCGGATTTATACCTGGAAGAAATTCCCCATGCAGTGGATTCCATCTACTGTCCCCAGTGCGGCACTTCCCTGGATTATCGGGGAGTGTACCTTTCCCATTTGGGGGATTATCAGTGTCCCAGCTGTGGATTCCAAAAAAGTCAGCCCGCTTTCCACAGCAGTAAGTGGCCCCAAATTCTCATCGGCGTTTACAACAAATACAACACCCTCGCCGCTGGTTTGGTAGCCCAACAATTGGGGGTGAACACAGAAAATATTTTCAACAATATCCGCAGTTTTAAAGCGGCCTTTGGGCGGGCGGAGGAATTGAACGTAGAGGGCAAACATGTCCGCATTTTGTTGTCTAAAAATCCAGTGGGTTTAAATGAAACCATCCGGGCTGTTAATGACCTCAAACTTCAGGGCCAGTGCTCCACCACTCTATTAGTGCTCAATGACCGCATTGCCGATGGCACCGATGTTTCTTGGATTTGGGATGTGGATACAGAACCCCTAGTGGCTTCCGGGGGCACTTTTGTTGTCAGTGGCGATCGCCTTTATGACATGGCACTGCGTTTGCAATATAGTCAGGAAAATTTAATTCAACCTAGCCAAGGGGAGGAACCGTGGGATGGCCACACATCAAGGCTAATTTTGGAAGAAAATCTTGAAAAAGCGGTGCAAATTGCTTTGGAGCTAACCCCAGCAGAGGAAACTCTCCATATTATTCCCACCTATACCGCCATGTTGGAAGTGCGGGGCATCCTCACTGGCCGAAAAATTCTCTAG
- a CDS encoding cobalt-precorrin-8X methylmutase — protein sequence MIPLEHPILLESFAHIDRSVGPHNLSSQEYAIARRVIHSTADFDFLHLLRFAPDLPQAEFDPDLPEHQAIARGIESLRHGQTIVVDVNMVKQGIQGLVQRTFNNPIQTAIDFATIADPGKTRTETGMDRCIAQFPEAIYVIGNAPTALLTLCQAIAAGKAKPALVIGVPVGFIGVLEAKKALSLLPCPQIRVEGNKGGSPVAAGIVNALLMLAWREG from the coding sequence ATGATTCCCCTAGAACATCCGATTTTGCTAGAAAGTTTTGCCCACATTGACCGTTCTGTGGGGCCCCATAATTTATCTTCCCAGGAGTATGCCATTGCCCGCCGGGTGATCCACAGCACAGCGGATTTTGATTTTTTGCATTTACTCCGTTTTGCTCCGGATTTACCCCAGGCTGAGTTTGATCCAGATCTGCCGGAACATCAGGCGATCGCCAGGGGAATAGAAAGTTTGCGCCACGGTCAAACCATTGTGGTGGATGTGAATATGGTCAAACAGGGCATCCAAGGTTTAGTCCAGCGCACTTTTAACAATCCAATCCAAACGGCGATCGATTTTGCTACCATCGCTGACCCAGGCAAAACCCGCACCGAAACCGGCATGGACCGCTGTATTGCCCAATTTCCCGAAGCTATCTATGTCATCGGCAATGCCCCCACCGCCTTGTTAACCCTCTGTCAGGCGATCGCCGCAGGTAAAGCAAAACCGGCCCTAGTTATTGGTGTTCCGGTAGGTTTCATTGGGGTTTTAGAAGCGAAAAAAGCCTTGTCCTTACTACCTTGCCCGCAAATAAGGGTTGAGGGTAACAAAGGTGGTTCTCCCGTGGCTGCAGGTATTGTCAATGCGTTACTCATGCTGGCATGGCGGGAAGGCTGA
- a CDS encoding pitrilysin family protein: protein MPLLVFRSLSRCLLVTALILVLHGPGLWSHPAIAADLAPTNNRNSQTLTPYLNRAIQRITEFQLDNGLKFIVMENNEAPVVSFYTYFDVGGVDEPVGKTGVAHFLEHMAFKGTERIGTKDFTQEQQLLDQLDQVFAQITTARAKGDKTGEQKLQEQFKQIQQQAQDLIKQNEFGQIIQMAGGVGLNAATSADATFYFYSLPSNKLELWMSLESERFLEPVFREFYQEQEVILEERRMRTENNPVGQMVEEFLDTAFTKHPYRRPVIGYDEDIRNLSRQDVTDFYEKYYIPGNMTIAVVGDVKVDQVKSLAQKYFGRFPQRPPTPQVTVVEPPQTQQKEINLTLPSQPWYFEGYHSPAFDDPDSAVFDVMTTILSSGRTSRLYQSLVEEKQLALMAQGFNGFPADKFPNLLMFYAQSAPGRSLDDLSEALHGEIERLKMEPVTPEELERAQNLLQTSALQSLNSNMGMAQLLVKYNVRTGDWRNLFARLEAIAAVTPEDIQRVAQETFRPENSTIGRILPESNRQ from the coding sequence ATGCCTCTGCTTGTGTTCCGTTCTCTATCCCGTTGTCTATTGGTCACTGCCCTAATATTGGTTCTCCATGGACCCGGGCTTTGGTCCCATCCGGCGATCGCCGCTGACTTGGCCCCGACCAATAACCGCAATAGCCAAACCCTGACTCCCTACCTCAACCGGGCGATCCAGAGGATAACGGAATTTCAACTGGATAATGGCTTGAAATTTATTGTGATGGAAAATAATGAGGCTCCAGTGGTGTCTTTTTACACCTATTTTGACGTGGGGGGCGTGGACGAACCAGTGGGAAAAACTGGGGTGGCCCACTTTTTGGAACACATGGCGTTTAAGGGAACGGAACGCATTGGCACTAAGGATTTTACCCAGGAACAACAGTTGTTGGATCAGTTAGACCAAGTGTTTGCCCAAATCACCACTGCCAGGGCTAAAGGAGATAAGACGGGGGAACAAAAGTTACAGGAGCAATTTAAGCAAATCCAACAGCAGGCCCAGGATTTAATCAAGCAGAACGAATTTGGTCAGATTATCCAGATGGCCGGGGGCGTGGGTTTAAATGCGGCCACCAGTGCCGATGCTACTTTTTACTTTTACAGTTTGCCTTCTAACAAGCTGGAACTGTGGATGTCTCTAGAGTCGGAGCGCTTTTTGGAGCCGGTATTTCGGGAATTTTACCAAGAGCAGGAGGTGATTCTGGAAGAGCGGCGCATGCGGACCGAAAATAACCCAGTGGGGCAAATGGTGGAGGAATTTTTAGATACGGCTTTTACCAAACATCCCTACCGCCGCCCGGTGATTGGCTATGACGAAGATATCCGCAATCTTTCCCGCCAGGACGTGACGGATTTTTACGAGAAATATTACATCCCCGGTAACATGACCATTGCCGTGGTGGGAGACGTGAAGGTTGACCAGGTAAAAAGTTTGGCGCAGAAATATTTTGGTCGTTTCCCCCAGCGTCCCCCTACGCCCCAGGTAACGGTGGTGGAGCCTCCCCAGACGCAGCAGAAGGAAATTAATCTGACCTTGCCTTCCCAACCCTGGTACTTCGAGGGTTACCATAGCCCCGCTTTTGATGATCCCGACAGTGCGGTGTTTGATGTGATGACGACTATTTTGAGCAGTGGCCGCACTTCCCGCCTTTATCAATCCCTAGTGGAAGAAAAACAGTTGGCATTGATGGCCCAGGGCTTTAACGGTTTTCCGGCGGATAAATTTCCCAATTTGTTAATGTTCTATGCCCAGAGTGCCCCCGGTCGCAGTTTGGACGACCTTAGCGAGGCGTTACACGGGGAAATTGAACGGCTAAAAATGGAACCCGTTACCCCGGAGGAATTGGAGCGGGCCCAAAATTTACTGCAAACTTCCGCTTTGCAATCCCTCAATTCCAATATGGGCATGGCCCAACTGTTGGTGAAATATAACGTCCGCACCGGGGATTGGCGTAATTTGTTTGCCCGCTTAGAGGCGATCGCCGCAGTGACACCGGAGGATATTCAACGGGTGGCCCAAGAAACTTTTCGTCCAGAAAACAGTACCATTGGTCGGATTTTACCGGAATCTAATCGCCAATGA